A genomic region of Thermodesulfovibrio aggregans contains the following coding sequences:
- the tatC gene encoding twin-arginine translocase subunit TatC: protein MEEQKMSLMEHLSELRKRIVVCLVALLIAFVLTFSYSEYIFKLLLFPLNYSPQFSLKEGIVFVPDQKLQNTKLVFLGPAEAFWMNMKIALVSGFVLTIPVIFYQLWRFVSPGLYSHEKKYVLPFVLAATSLFLVGITFCYLIVLPFAMSFLLNYKVGDFLMPMLSVGLYIDFLLKFLLAFGFVFELPILIVITTRMGLITPQTLKKYRRLAIVLAFVAAAIITPTPDAFNQTLMAVPMIILYELGIWVSIILNKKGKKDGGQN from the coding sequence ATGGAAGAGCAGAAAATGTCATTGATGGAACATCTATCAGAACTGAGGAAGAGGATAGTAGTCTGTCTCGTTGCTCTTCTTATAGCTTTTGTCTTAACATTTAGCTATTCTGAATATATCTTCAAACTTTTACTTTTTCCTCTAAATTATTCTCCCCAGTTTTCGCTAAAAGAGGGTATAGTTTTTGTCCCTGATCAGAAACTTCAGAATACGAAACTTGTATTTTTAGGTCCTGCTGAAGCATTCTGGATGAACATGAAGATAGCGCTTGTATCAGGATTTGTTCTTACAATTCCTGTAATTTTTTATCAACTCTGGAGATTTGTCTCTCCGGGACTTTACTCTCATGAAAAGAAGTATGTTTTACCCTTTGTACTTGCTGCCACCAGTCTTTTTCTTGTAGGAATTACTTTCTGCTATTTGATTGTGCTACCTTTTGCTATGAGTTTTTTATTAAATTATAAAGTGGGCGACTTTTTAATGCCCATGCTTTCTGTAGGGCTCTATATAGACTTTTTATTAAAATTTCTTCTTGCCTTTGGATTTGTTTTTGAGCTTCCAATTTTAATTGTAATTACTACAAGAATGGGTCTTATAACTCCTCAAACACTTAAAAAATACAGACGCCTGGCAATAGTTCTTGCTTTTGTTGCAGCGGCAATTATAACTCCAACTCCAGATGCTTTTAATCAAACACTTATGGCAGTTCCGATGATTATACTTTATGAACTCGGCATATGGGTTTCAATAATACTTAATAAAAAAGGTAAAAAAGATGGAGGGCAGAACTAA